The nucleotide window GGACATCGGAGAGCTGGCCAAGCGTCGACTGCGGGCGGTTGCCCGTCATGCCGATGAGCTTCGCGCCAATGCGCTTGACGAGCGGCAGGATCGCCACGAGTTCTTCGGATTCACCGGAGTTCGACAGGCCGATGAAGACATCGTCCGCGGTGACCATGCCGAGGTCGCCGTGGCTCGCTTCCGCCGGATGCACGAAGAACGCCGGGGTGCCCGTGGAGGCCAGCGTGGCCGCGAGCTTGCGGGCAATGTGGCCCGATTTTCCGATACCGGAAACGACGACGCGCCCGCGGCAACTGAGGATGAGATCGACCGCGCTGACGAAGTTGTCGTCGAGCCGGTCGCGAAGCCCGCGCACGGCGTCCGCTTCGATGTCGAGCACGTTGCGAGCGAGCTTCAGCGCCCGGTCGCCATTGATTTTCGCTATCATCCGCGGAGTATAGCAAAGGCGTCTGCGCGCCGCGCCAGCGCTTCCAGCGCCAAAACCCCGTGCGCGAGCCGCCTGGCTTGCCTAGCGGTATTTCCGTAGCCCTTCCCATGTAGCCGCCTTTGCGTCGATCATTGACCCGGCGCGGGGCGGAATTTGCATCGCCGCTTACGCAGACCACGGCCGACGAACGAGGACGCTTCACACGATGATCTCCCCGCTGGAAATGACGCTGTTCCTGCTGCTCGCCTCGGTGGTTGGCGTCGTGCTGTTCCGTTATCTGAATCTGCCGCCGATGCTCGGCTACCTCACGGTCGGCATTCTCGTGGGTCCGCGCTCGCTCGGCATCGTGCCGGACACGCATGGCGCGCAGAACCTGGCCGAGTTCGGCGTGGTGTTCCTGATGTTCTCCATTGGCCTCGAGTTCTCGCTCTCGAAGCTGCGCGCCATGCGTCACGCCGTGTTCGGCCTCGGGCTTTCGCAAGTGCTGGGTACGATCGTGGTGGCGCTCCTGCTAGGGCTCGTGCTGGAGCCGTGGGTGCACATCACTTGGCAGGCGTGCGTCGCGCTGGGCGGCGCGCTCGCCATGTCGTCCACGGCTATTGTCAGCAAGATGCTTTCCGAGCGGCTCGAGATCGAATCGGAGCACGGCCGCAACATTCTGGGCGTGCTGCTGTTCCAGGATCTCGCCGTGGTGCCGCTGCTCATCGTGATCGCGGCGTTCGGCGGTTCCTCAGCCTCGCTTGTCGAGTCGCTCGGCACGGCGGCCGTGAAGATCGTCCTCGCGCTCGGCATTCTGCTCATCGTCGGGCAGAAGTTCATGACGCGCTGGTTCACCATCGTCGCGCGGCGCCGCTCGCAGGAGCTGTTCGTGCTCAACGTGCTGCTCGTCACGCTGGGCGCCGCGTTCATCACCGACAAGTTCGGCCTCTCGCTCGCGCTCGGCGCGTTCATCGCGGGCATGCTGATCGCCGAAACGCCGTACAAGCACCAGGTGGAAGAGGACATCAAGCCGTTTCGCGACGTGCTGCTCGGCCTCTTCTTCGTGACCACGGGCATGCTGCTCAACCCGCACGTGATCTGGCAGCACCCCTTCATGGTGGCGGCGTTCTTCTTCGGGCCGGTCGTGCTCAAGGCCGTGCTCATCACGGCGCTCACACGTATTTTCGGCGCTTCACCGGGCGTGGCCATGCGCACGGGCCTCGGCCTCGCGCAGGCCGGCGAATTCGGTTTCGTGCTGCTGAACCTCATTCTCGACAAGCATCTTGTCGATGCCACGCTGCTCCAGGCGATCCTCGCGGCCATGCTGCTTTCGATGCTCGCCGCGCCGTTCCTGATCCAGAACGCCGACCGCATCGTGCTGCGCCTCTCTTCGACGGAATGGATGCAGCAGTCACTGATGATGACGCGCATCGCCACGCAAAGCATCAAGCAAAGCGGCCACGTGATCGTGTGCGGCTATGGCCGCGCGGGGCAGAACCTCGCGCGTATGCTCGAATACGAAGGCCTCTCGTACGTGGCGCTCGACCTCGACCCCGACCGCGTGGCGGCCGCGGCGGCGGCGGGCGAGTCGGTGGTGTTCGGCGACGCGGCGCGGCGCGAGTCGCTCGTCGCGGCGGGCATCCATCGTGCGGCTGCCGTGGCGATCACGTATGCCAATACGCAATCGGCGTTTCGCGTGCTCCATCACATACACGAGCTGGAGCCCACCTTGCCGGTGATCGTGCGCACGGTCGACGACGCCGATCTCGAACGCCTGCTCGCCGCGGGCGCGACCGAGGTGATCCCGGAGATCGTGGAGGGCAGCCTCATGCTCGCCTCGCACATGCTGGTGCTGATGGGCGTGCCGATGCGGCGCGTGGTGCGCCGCGTGGAGGAACTGCGCGACGAGCGCTACAGCCTCCTGCGCGGCTACTTCCACGGCACCGACGATGTGGGCGAGGACGGTCACGAGCAGGTGCGGCTACAATCCGTACCGGTCGACGAGCGGGCCGATGCCGTGGGCCGCACGCTCGCGGAGCTGGGCCTGTACGAGCTTGGCGTCGAGGTGACGGCGATTCGCCGCCACGGCATTCGCGGCGTGGAACCGGACCCATCGACCAAGCTGCGCGAGGCCGACATCGTCGTGCTGCGCGGTTTGCCCGAGCAGCTCGCGCAGGCCGAGGAGCGGCTTTCGCGGCATCGCAAGCCGGGCGCGGCCGGCGCGGGTGCGGCGGCGGCCTGATAAGCCGCCGTTGCCACGATCGCCTCCCCGTCTAGACGTCGCGCTTTTGGGGTTCTGCCCCGGTTAAACCGTCCTACCGTTGTTCCTTACTAGTTACTACCCGGAGAAATCATGTCCAACGCACCTGCGAACCCGAGCGCTGAAGCCGCCCAGTTCGTGAAGAGCCTGATCCGCACGGTGCCCGACTGGCCTCAGCCGGGAGTGCAGTTCCGCGACATCTCGCCGCTCATCGGCCATCCGAAGGGCTTGCGCGTGCTGATCGACCTGTTCGTCGAACGCTATGTCGATGCGAAGCTCGACTACGTGGCCGGGCTCGATGCGCGCGGCTTCATCATCGGGCCGATCGTCGCTTACGAGCTGAACGTGGGCTTCATTCCGATCCGCAAGATCGGCAAGCTGCCGTACAAGACCGTTTCCGAGACCTACAAGCTCGAATACGGCGAAGCGACCGTCGAGATTCACGAGGACGCCTGCGGCAAGGGCGACCGCGTCGTGATCGTCGATGACCTGATCGCCACCGGCGGCACCATGATGGCCGGCAAGCTGCTGCTCGAACGCCTCGGCGCGAGCGTGGTGGAGGGCGCTGCGATCATCGACTTGCCGGATCTGGGCGGCTCGAAGTTGCTCACCGATGCCGGCCTGCCGCTCTTCACCGTGACCGCCTTCGGCGGCCACTGAAGCCCGAACGCATCACGCCACGAGTCGATCTCATGCCGAATTTCGCGCTCTTTCTCGCCACGTCCATCGCCATCACCTTCGCGCCGGGCCCCGACAACCTCCAGGTGCTCGCGCGCGGCATTTCGCAGGG belongs to Paraburkholderia flagellata and includes:
- a CDS encoding adenine phosphoribosyltransferase; translated protein: MSNAPANPSAEAAQFVKSLIRTVPDWPQPGVQFRDISPLIGHPKGLRVLIDLFVERYVDAKLDYVAGLDARGFIIGPIVAYELNVGFIPIRKIGKLPYKTVSETYKLEYGEATVEIHEDACGKGDRVVIVDDLIATGGTMMAGKLLLERLGASVVEGAAIIDLPDLGGSKLLTDAGLPLFTVTAFGGH
- a CDS encoding cation:proton antiporter domain-containing protein — protein: MISPLEMTLFLLLASVVGVVLFRYLNLPPMLGYLTVGILVGPRSLGIVPDTHGAQNLAEFGVVFLMFSIGLEFSLSKLRAMRHAVFGLGLSQVLGTIVVALLLGLVLEPWVHITWQACVALGGALAMSSTAIVSKMLSERLEIESEHGRNILGVLLFQDLAVVPLLIVIAAFGGSSASLVESLGTAAVKIVLALGILLIVGQKFMTRWFTIVARRRSQELFVLNVLLVTLGAAFITDKFGLSLALGAFIAGMLIAETPYKHQVEEDIKPFRDVLLGLFFVTTGMLLNPHVIWQHPFMVAAFFFGPVVLKAVLITALTRIFGASPGVAMRTGLGLAQAGEFGFVLLNLILDKHLVDATLLQAILAAMLLSMLAAPFLIQNADRIVLRLSSTEWMQQSLMMTRIATQSIKQSGHVIVCGYGRAGQNLARMLEYEGLSYVALDLDPDRVAAAAAAGESVVFGDAARRESLVAAGIHRAAAVAITYANTQSAFRVLHHIHELEPTLPVIVRTVDDADLERLLAAGATEVIPEIVEGSLMLASHMLVLMGVPMRRVVRRVEELRDERYSLLRGYFHGTDDVGEDGHEQVRLQSVPVDERADAVGRTLAELGLYELGVEVTAIRRHGIRGVEPDPSTKLREADIVVLRGLPEQLAQAEERLSRHRKPGAAGAGAAAA